The following proteins are co-located in the Candidatus Zixiibacteriota bacterium genome:
- a CDS encoding DUF2250 domain-containing protein yields MCKLKDKYIAANCCCPQIGESITGYFSHDDIIKVHRSDCANLNKADLSRLVELNWDDIIEEEDFTPDDDFETLNEIDFLILKHHKDYGFDYSRKIASMYKLDKQAVFESHAKLREMKLLKRVEPRMIQYRKNIVKGKWIKHRNHTYYDVTDKGKKYLDYFTEQSKSEK; encoded by the coding sequence ATGTGTAAACTAAAAGATAAGTATATCGCCGCCAATTGCTGTTGTCCTCAAATAGGCGAAAGTATTACCGGTTATTTTAGCCATGATGACATAATAAAAGTCCACCGATCCGATTGCGCCAATCTTAATAAAGCCGATCTGTCAAGATTGGTGGAATTAAATTGGGATGATATTATCGAGGAAGAAGATTTTACTCCGGATGATGATTTTGAAACTCTCAATGAAATTGATTTTCTCATCCTAAAACATCATAAGGATTACGGTTTTGATTATTCGCGAAAGATAGCGTCAATGTATAAACTCGACAAGCAGGCCGTATTTGAGAGTCATGCTAAATTGAGAGAAATGAAATTATTGAAGCGAGTCGAACCGCGCATGATTCAATATCGCAAAAATATCGTCAAGGGAAAATGGATAAAGCACCGCAATCACACTTATTATGATGTAACGGATAAGGGTAAGAAATATCTCGATTATTTCACCGAACAATCAAAGTCGGAAAAATAA
- a CDS encoding SagB/ThcOx family dehydrogenase, whose protein sequence is MRIKCVILTVVFISLSGLTAADKSDSLSIGPQFHLETSFGASGIKGDNISFGTTIPLYKTYNDANKTKLATPGNIDFQLINAIESRKSIRKFDTGELTFKEISTILLTADGITHERNGIAMRSAPSGGALYPIEIYLYAHAINSLEQGLYHFQVSDSSLEFIKSGDFNADFHEFANNQNSVGASPATIILTARFDRSTRKYADRGYRYTYMEGGAICQNIYLACTALNLGTVSVGAFDDDRLNEFLAVDGLHEAALLIFPIGRPTP, encoded by the coding sequence ATGCGAATCAAGTGTGTGATCCTTACGGTCGTTTTTATTTCGCTTTCAGGATTAACCGCCGCCGATAAATCCGATAGTTTGTCAATCGGTCCGCAATTTCATCTTGAAACCAGTTTTGGAGCGAGTGGCATCAAAGGCGATAATATTTCCTTTGGAACCACCATACCGTTATATAAGACATATAATGACGCGAACAAGACTAAGCTGGCTACGCCCGGTAACATAGATTTTCAATTAATAAACGCGATTGAAAGTAGAAAATCGATTCGGAAATTTGATACCGGAGAGCTTACTTTCAAAGAAATATCAACGATACTATTGACGGCTGATGGTATAACCCACGAACGTAACGGAATAGCGATGCGTTCGGCTCCTTCCGGCGGAGCCTTGTATCCCATAGAGATTTATCTTTATGCCCACGCGATAAATTCATTGGAACAAGGATTATATCATTTTCAGGTTTCAGATAGCTCGCTGGAATTTATTAAGTCAGGTGACTTTAACGCAGATTTTCATGAATTCGCTAACAATCAAAATTCGGTAGGAGCATCACCTGCAACGATTATATTAACGGCTCGCTTCGATCGCTCAACCCGGAAATACGCCGATAGGGGCTATCGTTACACATATATGGAAGGGGGGGCAATTTGTCAAAATATATATTTGGCTTGTACGGCCTTAAATCTTGGTACGGTATCGGTGGGAGCGTTTGACGATGACAGGTTGAATGAGTTTCTGGCAGTCGATGGCTTACATGAAGCTGCTCTCCTCATCTTTCCGATTGGACGCCCTACTCCATAA
- a CDS encoding rhodanese-like domain-containing protein encodes MDRTNNSRSKLTLVLALFLIFCILVISGCQEEDNLFREKKRSMISEAKSAVGSVTVDELAEMMNNDDEFTIIDIRTKDEFTPGHLKGSVWIARGMLEFKAGQGQLKDFDKKYILYCRVDSRSALAAKTLVDMGYRDVSLLKGGFSAWCEAGYSIYNRHGEMVVKSFEQDETE; translated from the coding sequence ATGGATAGAACGAATAATTCAAGAAGTAAATTGACCCTGGTATTGGCGCTATTTTTAATATTCTGTATTCTTGTCATCTCGGGGTGTCAGGAAGAAGACAATTTATTCAGGGAAAAGAAAAGGAGTATGATTTCTGAGGCCAAAAGCGCGGTCGGTTCGGTGACGGTCGATGAATTGGCGGAAATGATGAATAATGATGACGAGTTTACGATTATTGACATTAGAACCAAGGACGAATTTACCCCGGGTCATTTGAAAGGCTCCGTTTGGATAGCCCGAGGTATGCTTGAATTCAAAGCAGGGCAGGGGCAGTTAAAAGATTTCGACAAAAAATATATCTTGTATTGCCGGGTGGATTCGCGGAGCGCTTTGGCCGCAAAAACACTGGTCGATATGGGATATCGGGATGTATCCCTCCTCAAAGGCGGATTTTCTGCCTGGTGCGAAGCCGGGTACAGTATTTATAATCGACACGGTGAGATGGTTGTAAAATCATTTGAACAGGATGAAACAGAATAA
- a CDS encoding M14 family zinc carboxypeptidase, translating to MKLLCFIIILFVFVSTIFAGVSEYYIELNTDSQSDLNQLTRLISIDNVKGDTVFAYGTSQQLSNLEDRGYSFKILPHPGSLIKPKMGRDKSSMADWDVYPTYPAYVAMMYQFQMDFPEYCQIIDAGSSVMGRQILFARISDNIDLEEDEPEVFLSGTMHGDETTGYVILLRLIDYLLRNYGTDELISRLVDNCDIWINPLANPDGTYSTGDDAIYLPTRFNDFGVDLNRNFPDPDDGPHPDGNSWQPESMVMMNLAAAQSFCLAANFHGGAEVINYPWDTWSRLHTDDNWFIDISRHYADSAQYYSPANYMTDRNNGITNGYAWYPISGGRQDYMNYWHGCREVLIEISDVKLLPENQLPDFWDYNKSSLLHFIEKALYGIRGIVTDDQTGLPLYATVRISGHDSELDSSRIFTDPDVGDYHRLIEPGNYDIEFTAEGYDTLIVTNILVSDNNGVRVDVSLSIPPLYVCGDANGDSDVNVGDAVFIINFIFKSGLAPDPLEAADANSDGNVNVGDAVFLISYTFKGGSPPECE from the coding sequence TTGAAGTTGTTGTGCTTTATAATTATTCTGTTCGTATTTGTATCCACAATTTTCGCAGGGGTATCCGAGTATTATATAGAATTAAACACTGATTCCCAGAGCGATTTAAATCAGTTAACGAGATTGATTTCGATTGATAATGTTAAAGGTGATACGGTCTTCGCGTACGGAACGTCGCAACAATTATCCAACCTTGAAGATCGCGGATATTCTTTTAAAATTCTTCCCCACCCCGGTAGTCTTATCAAACCCAAAATGGGCCGAGATAAAAGCTCGATGGCCGATTGGGATGTTTACCCCACTTATCCTGCCTACGTAGCCATGATGTACCAATTCCAAATGGATTTCCCCGAATATTGCCAGATTATAGATGCCGGTTCTTCGGTCATGGGCCGTCAAATTCTTTTCGCTCGGATTTCGGATAATATTGATTTGGAAGAGGATGAACCGGAAGTATTTCTCTCCGGCACAATGCACGGTGATGAGACGACCGGCTACGTGATTTTACTGAGACTTATCGATTATCTCCTTCGAAATTACGGGACCGATGAATTGATTTCACGACTGGTTGATAACTGCGATATTTGGATAAATCCGCTGGCGAACCCTGATGGCACATATTCAACCGGTGATGACGCGATTTATCTGCCAACTCGTTTCAATGATTTCGGGGTCGATTTGAATCGAAACTTTCCTGATCCTGACGACGGTCCTCACCCTGACGGTAACAGCTGGCAACCTGAATCGATGGTGATGATGAATCTTGCCGCGGCGCAATCATTTTGTCTGGCGGCGAATTTCCACGGGGGCGCCGAGGTTATCAATTATCCCTGGGATACCTGGTCTCGCCTGCATACAGACGATAATTGGTTTATCGATATTTCACGCCATTACGCCGACTCCGCTCAATACTACTCGCCGGCCAATTATATGACTGACCGAAATAACGGTATAACCAACGGGTATGCCTGGTATCCTATCAGCGGAGGGCGGCAGGATTACATGAATTATTGGCACGGATGCCGGGAAGTTCTGATAGAAATTTCTGACGTCAAGTTGTTACCTGAAAATCAACTGCCTGATTTCTGGGATTACAATAAATCAAGCCTGCTACATTTTATAGAAAAAGCATTATATGGAATTCGAGGGATTGTCACAGATGATCAGACCGGTTTGCCTCTGTACGCGACTGTTCGAATATCGGGGCATGACAGCGAACTGGATAGCTCTCGCATATTTACCGATCCCGACGTAGGCGATTATCATCGATTGATTGAACCGGGGAATTATGATATTGAATTTACCGCTGAAGGGTATGACACTTTAATTGTGACCAATATTTTAGTCTCTGATAATAATGGTGTGAGAGTGGATGTTTCTTTGTCTATTCCCCCATTATATGTTTGTGGCGATGCCAATGGCGATTCTGACGTAAATGTCGGCGATGCCGTGTTTATCATAAATTTTATATTTAAAAGCGGTCTCGCCCCCGATCCTCTTGAAGCGGCTGATGCCAATTCCGACGGCAATGTCAATGTTGGTGACGCCGTGTTTTTAATTAGTTATACGTTTAAGGGCGGCTCTCCCCCTGAATGCGAATAG